A window of the Streptomyces luomodiensis genome harbors these coding sequences:
- a CDS encoding Rv2578c family radical SAM protein, which yields MRWDNLSRDDGAATLALFAADAVTTRTFDTPEFRGITFHEIRARSIINRVPGASRMPFEWTVNPYRGCTHACVYCFARKTHSYLDLDTGLGFDSQIVVKTNAPQLLRRELASRRWSGEHIAMGTNVDCYQRAEGRYQLMPGILTALTERANPFSILTKGTLILRDLELLRRASRVTDIGVSVSVGFTDGELWRTVEPGTPSPERRLDVVRTLSAHGIPCGVLMAPVIPFLGDSPEQLRATVRAIAEAGASSVTPLVLHLRPGAREWFTTWLTHRHPRLLRRYDALYEGGSYAPKWYQRRITGMVHDFAAEYGIGPYAAGAHRNVQEEPETRSDSPPAPSQLSLL from the coding sequence ATGCGCTGGGACAACCTGAGCAGAGACGACGGGGCGGCCACCCTGGCCCTCTTCGCCGCGGACGCGGTGACCACCCGCACCTTCGACACCCCGGAGTTCCGCGGGATCACCTTCCATGAGATCCGGGCGCGCTCGATCATCAACCGGGTGCCCGGCGCCTCCCGGATGCCGTTCGAATGGACGGTGAATCCGTACCGTGGCTGCACCCACGCCTGCGTCTACTGCTTCGCGCGCAAGACGCACAGCTATCTGGACCTGGACACCGGGCTCGGCTTCGACTCCCAGATCGTGGTGAAGACCAACGCGCCTCAGCTGCTCCGCCGCGAGCTGGCCTCCCGCCGCTGGTCCGGTGAGCACATCGCGATGGGCACGAACGTGGACTGCTACCAGCGCGCCGAGGGCCGGTACCAACTGATGCCCGGCATCCTTACGGCGCTCACGGAGCGCGCCAACCCCTTCTCGATCCTCACCAAGGGCACCTTGATCCTGCGCGATCTGGAGCTGCTGCGGCGGGCGTCACGCGTCACCGACATCGGCGTCTCGGTCTCGGTCGGCTTCACCGACGGCGAGCTGTGGCGCACGGTCGAACCGGGCACGCCCTCGCCCGAGCGGCGCCTGGACGTCGTGCGGACGCTGTCCGCCCACGGGATTCCGTGCGGGGTGCTGATGGCCCCGGTGATCCCCTTCCTCGGCGACTCCCCCGAGCAACTGCGCGCCACCGTAAGGGCGATCGCCGAGGCCGGGGCCAGCTCCGTGACCCCGCTGGTGCTCCATCTGCGTCCGGGCGCCCGCGAGTGGTTCACCACCTGGCTCACCCACCGCCATCCGCGCCTGCTGCGGCGGTACGACGCGCTCTACGAGGGCGGCTCCTACGCCCCGAAGTGGTACCAGCGGCGGATCACCGGGATGGTGCACGACTTCGCCGCCGAGTACGGCATCGGCCCGTACGCGGCGGGCGCGCACCGCAACGTCCAGGAGGAGCCGGAGACCCGGTCCGACTCGCCCCCGGCGCCGTCCCAGCTGTCACTGCTATAG
- a CDS encoding protein meaA encodes MSGAPRPKDRPWLMRTYAGHSSAEASNELYRRNLAKGQTGLSVAFDLPTQTGYDPDHLLARGEVGRVGVPVSHLGDMRRLFQEIPLERMNTSMTINATAMWLLALYQVVAEEHGADIAKLQGTTQNDIVKEYLSRGTHVFPPGPSLRLTTDMIAYTVHHIPKWNPINICSYHLQEAGATPVQEIAYAMATAISVLDAVFASGQVPEDRKGEVVARISFFVNAGVRFIEEMCKMRAFGRIWDRVTHERYGIENPKHRRFRYGVQVNSLGLTEAQPENNVQRIVLEMLAVTLSKDARARAVQLPAWNEALGLPRPWDQQWSLRIQQVLAHESDLLEYDDIFEGSQVVEAKVAALVEEAEAEIERIQEMGGAMAAVESGYLKARLVASHAERRARIEAGEEKIVGVNCYESTEPNPLTADLDTAIMTVDPENEARVVSALHTWRERRAEGPAQEALAALRKAAAGTENLMPATLRCARAGVTTGEWAWALRDVFGEFRAPTGVGGAPVAVTAEAGSLLATVREKVDKTAAELGGGRLRLLVGKPGLDGHSNGAEQIAVRARDAGFEVVYQGIRLTPEQIVSAAVAEDVHCVGLSILSGSHAELVPDVLERLRGAGARDIPVIVGGIIPATDAAALRAAGVAAVFTPKDFGITEIIGRIVDAIRAAHTLPPLEVPA; translated from the coding sequence ATGAGTGGCGCGCCCCGTCCCAAGGACCGGCCCTGGCTGATGCGGACCTACGCCGGGCACTCGAGCGCCGAGGCGTCCAACGAGCTGTACCGGCGCAACCTGGCCAAGGGCCAGACCGGGCTGTCGGTCGCCTTCGACCTGCCCACCCAGACCGGCTACGACCCCGACCACCTCCTGGCCCGGGGCGAGGTGGGCCGGGTCGGCGTCCCGGTCTCCCATCTGGGCGACATGCGGCGGCTGTTCCAGGAGATCCCCCTGGAGCGGATGAACACCTCCATGACCATCAACGCGACCGCGATGTGGCTGCTGGCGCTGTATCAGGTCGTGGCCGAGGAACACGGCGCCGATATCGCGAAGCTCCAGGGGACGACGCAGAACGACATCGTCAAGGAGTACCTCTCGCGCGGTACGCACGTCTTCCCGCCGGGTCCGAGCCTGCGGCTGACCACCGACATGATCGCGTACACGGTCCACCACATCCCCAAGTGGAACCCGATCAACATCTGTAGCTACCACCTCCAGGAGGCCGGGGCCACTCCGGTGCAGGAGATCGCCTACGCGATGGCCACGGCGATCTCCGTCCTGGACGCGGTGTTCGCCTCCGGCCAGGTTCCCGAGGACCGTAAGGGCGAGGTGGTGGCCCGGATCTCGTTCTTCGTGAACGCCGGCGTCCGGTTCATCGAGGAGATGTGCAAGATGCGCGCCTTCGGCCGCATCTGGGACCGCGTCACCCATGAGCGCTACGGGATCGAGAACCCCAAGCACCGCCGGTTCCGCTACGGCGTCCAGGTGAACTCGCTCGGCCTGACCGAGGCCCAGCCGGAGAACAACGTCCAGCGCATCGTCCTGGAGATGCTGGCCGTGACCCTCTCCAAGGACGCCCGCGCCCGCGCCGTCCAGCTCCCGGCCTGGAACGAGGCGCTGGGCCTGCCCCGCCCCTGGGACCAGCAGTGGTCGCTGCGCATCCAGCAGGTACTCGCCCACGAGAGCGACCTGCTGGAGTACGACGACATCTTCGAGGGCTCCCAGGTGGTCGAGGCCAAGGTCGCCGCGCTGGTCGAGGAGGCCGAGGCGGAGATCGAGCGGATCCAGGAGATGGGCGGGGCGATGGCCGCCGTCGAGTCCGGTTACCTCAAGGCGCGGCTGGTGGCCTCCCACGCCGAGCGCAGGGCGCGCATCGAGGCGGGCGAGGAGAAGATCGTCGGCGTCAACTGCTACGAGTCCACCGAGCCCAATCCGCTCACCGCCGATCTCGACACCGCGATCATGACGGTGGACCCGGAGAACGAGGCGCGGGTGGTCTCGGCCCTGCACACCTGGCGCGAGCGGCGCGCGGAGGGCCCCGCCCAGGAGGCCCTCGCCGCCCTCCGTAAGGCCGCCGCGGGGACCGAGAACCTGATGCCCGCGACGCTGCGCTGCGCCCGTGCGGGCGTGACCACCGGGGAGTGGGCCTGGGCGCTGCGCGATGTCTTCGGTGAGTTCCGCGCCCCCACCGGGGTCGGCGGCGCGCCCGTGGCCGTCACCGCGGAGGCGGGTTCCCTGCTGGCCACGGTCCGCGAGAAGGTCGACAAGACCGCCGCCGAGCTGGGCGGCGGCAGGCTGCGGCTGCTGGTCGGCAAGCCCGGTCTGGACGGGCACAGCAACGGCGCCGAGCAGATCGCGGTGCGCGCCAGGGACGCCGGCTTCGAGGTGGTCTACCAGGGCATCCGGCTCACCCCCGAGCAGATCGTCTCGGCCGCCGTGGCCGAGGACGTGCACTGTGTCGGTCTGTCCATCCTGTCCGGTTCGCACGCCGAGCTGGTGCCCGACGTCCTGGAGCGGCTGCGCGGCGCGGGCGCCCGGGACATCCCCGTCATCGTCGGCGGGATCATCCCGGCCACGGACGCCGCCGCCCTGCGTGCGGCGGGTGTGGCCGCCGTCTTCACCCCCAAGGACTTCGGTATCACGGAGATCATCGGCCGTATCGTCGATGCGATCCGTGCCGCGCACACGCTTCCCCCTCTGGAGGTTCCCGCATGA
- the ccrA gene encoding crotonyl-CoA carboxylase/reductase — MNEILDAILASDTAPEDFAALRIPESYRAVTVRKDEADMFAGLTTREKDPRKSLHVDEVPVPELGPGEALVAVMASSVNYNSVWTSIFEPLPTFGFLERYGKLSPLAKRHDLPYHIIGSDLAGVVLRTGPGVNAWKPGAEVVAHCLSVELESSDGHNDTMLDPEQRIWGFETNFGGLAEIALVKANQLMPKPAHLSWEEAAAPGLVNSTAYRQLVSRNGAGMKQGDNVLIWGASGGLGSYATQFALAGGANPICVVSSPRKAEICRRMGAEAIIDRTAEDYRFWKDDGTQDPREWKRFGKKIRELTGGEDVDIVFEHPGRETFGASVYVTRKGGTIVTCASTSGYTHEYDNRYLWMSLKRIIGSHFANYREAWEANRLIAKGRIHPTLSKTYRLEDTGQAAYDVHRNRHQGKVGVLCLAPEEGMGVRDQAMRDRHIDAINLFRDVPERTVEHGKDVR; from the coding sequence ATGAACGAGATACTTGACGCGATCCTGGCGTCGGACACAGCACCCGAGGACTTCGCGGCACTGCGCATCCCCGAGTCGTACCGCGCGGTGACCGTGCGCAAGGACGAGGCCGACATGTTCGCGGGCCTCACCACCCGGGAGAAGGACCCCCGCAAGTCACTGCACGTGGACGAGGTGCCGGTGCCCGAGCTGGGCCCCGGCGAGGCCCTCGTCGCCGTGATGGCCAGCTCGGTCAACTACAACTCCGTGTGGACCTCGATCTTCGAGCCGCTGCCGACCTTCGGCTTCCTGGAGCGGTACGGCAAGCTCTCCCCCCTGGCCAAGCGGCACGACCTGCCGTACCACATCATCGGCTCCGACCTCGCGGGCGTCGTGCTGCGCACCGGCCCCGGTGTGAACGCCTGGAAGCCGGGCGCCGAGGTCGTCGCGCACTGTCTGTCGGTCGAGCTGGAGAGCTCCGACGGCCACAACGACACCATGCTCGACCCCGAGCAGCGCATCTGGGGCTTCGAGACCAACTTCGGCGGGCTCGCCGAGATCGCCCTGGTCAAGGCCAACCAGCTGATGCCCAAGCCCGCCCATCTGAGCTGGGAGGAGGCGGCCGCCCCGGGCCTGGTCAACTCCACCGCCTACCGGCAGCTGGTCTCCCGTAACGGCGCCGGGATGAAGCAGGGCGACAACGTCCTGATCTGGGGCGCGAGCGGCGGACTCGGCTCCTACGCCACCCAGTTCGCGCTGGCCGGCGGGGCCAACCCGATCTGTGTGGTCTCCTCGCCGCGGAAGGCCGAGATCTGCCGGCGGATGGGCGCCGAGGCGATCATCGACCGCACCGCCGAGGACTACCGGTTCTGGAAGGACGACGGCACCCAGGACCCGCGCGAATGGAAGCGGTTCGGCAAGAAGATCCGCGAGCTGACCGGCGGCGAGGACGTGGACATCGTCTTCGAGCACCCGGGCCGCGAGACCTTCGGCGCATCCGTCTATGTCACCCGTAAGGGCGGCACGATCGTCACCTGCGCGTCGACCTCCGGGTACACCCATGAGTACGACAACCGCTATCTGTGGATGTCGCTGAAGCGGATCATCGGCTCCCACTTCGCCAACTACCGCGAGGCGTGGGAGGCCAACCGGCTGATCGCCAAGGGCAGGATCCACCCGACGCTCTCCAAGACCTACCGGCTGGAGGACACCGGCCAGGCCGCGTACGACGTGCACCGCAACCGCCACCAGGGCAAGGTCGGGGTGCTGTGCCTGGCCCCGGAGGAGGGCATGGGCGTGCGCGACCAGGCGATGCGCGACCGGCACATCGACGCCATCAACCTGTTCCGTGACGTGCCGGAGCGGACCGTCGAGCACGGCAAGGACGTCCGATGA
- a CDS encoding MaoC family dehydratase, translated as MQFGRTYEEFTVGDVYRHWPGKTVTEYDDHLFCLLTMNHHPLHMDSNYAEKTTDFGKNVVVGNYIYSLLLGMSVPDVSGKAIANLEIESLRHVAPTFHGDTIYGETTVLDKTPSKSKSDRGIVQVETKGYKQDGTLVCVFRRKVMVPTATYIKERGGEQPGRPELGGQ; from the coding sequence ATGCAGTTCGGCCGTACCTATGAGGAGTTCACGGTGGGCGACGTCTACCGGCACTGGCCGGGGAAGACGGTCACCGAATACGACGACCACCTCTTCTGTCTGCTCACCATGAACCACCACCCGCTGCACATGGACAGCAACTACGCCGAGAAGACGACCGATTTCGGCAAGAACGTGGTAGTCGGCAACTACATCTACTCACTGCTGCTGGGCATGTCCGTGCCCGATGTCTCGGGAAAGGCGATCGCCAATCTGGAGATCGAGTCGCTTCGGCATGTCGCGCCCACCTTCCACGGCGACACGATCTACGGCGAGACGACGGTTCTGGACAAGACGCCGTCGAAGTCCAAATCGGACCGGGGCATCGTGCAGGTGGAGACCAAGGGCTACAAGCAGGACGGCACCCTGGTCTGTGTCTTCCGGCGCAAGGTGATGGTGCCGACCGCCACGTACATCAAGGAGCGGGGCGGAGAACAGCCGGGCCGCCCGGAGCTGGGAGGGCAGTGA
- a CDS encoding 3-hydroxyacyl-CoA dehydrogenase family protein has translation MDRRLPHTGVSTTSPSDLSPSRAPLTTVAVVGLGTMGTGIAEILARAGREVIGIDISESACRRAVTALEAATARAVRRERISERERAGILDRFRVSTDLRAAADAHLVIEVVPEDYDTKHEVFAELDTVVSPAAVIATGTNALSVTRLAAESAHPERVLGLHFFNPAPAMKLVEIVSSVLTAPAAVEAVTALARDLGKEPVALGDRPGFVADGLLFGYLNQAAAMYEAKYAAREDIDAAMRLGCGLPMGPLALLDLIGIDTARTVLEAMYAASGDRLHAPAPVLGQLAEAGLTGRKAGRGFYTYEAPGSGTVVPDAASDQVRHSTDGARPVRAVGVAGSGTMAAGIAEVFAKAGLEVVLAGRTLEKAGAAKARIAKSLGRSVAKGRMTEQARRQALERITTADSPDAFGSVDLAVEAVAEDLVVKQELFRALDKVCKPGAVLATTTSSLPVIACARATSRPQDVVGLHFFNPAPAMKLIEVVHTVLTADEVRATAHAVCAAVGKHPVDCGDRAGFIVNALLFPYLNNAVKMVQEHYATPDDIDAAMKLGGGYPMGPFELLDVVGLDVSLAIEQVLHREFREPGLAPAPLLEHLVAAGCLGRKTGRGFREYAKA, from the coding sequence ATGGACCGTCGTCTCCCACACACCGGCGTCAGCACTACGTCCCCCTCTGATCTCTCCCCCTCCCGGGCCCCGCTCACTACTGTCGCCGTCGTCGGGCTCGGCACGATGGGCACCGGCATCGCCGAGATCCTGGCCCGAGCGGGCCGCGAGGTGATCGGCATCGACATCAGCGAGAGCGCCTGCCGCCGAGCCGTCACCGCGCTCGAGGCCGCCACCGCCCGCGCCGTGCGGCGCGAGCGGATCAGCGAGCGGGAACGGGCCGGAATCCTGGACCGATTCCGCGTCTCGACCGATCTGCGTGCCGCCGCCGACGCGCACCTGGTGATCGAGGTGGTGCCCGAGGACTACGACACCAAGCACGAGGTCTTCGCCGAGCTGGACACCGTGGTCAGCCCCGCCGCGGTCATCGCGACCGGCACCAACGCGCTGTCGGTGACCCGGCTGGCCGCCGAATCCGCCCATCCGGAACGGGTTTTGGGCCTGCACTTCTTCAATCCGGCGCCGGCCATGAAGCTCGTCGAGATCGTCTCCAGCGTGCTGACCGCCCCCGCGGCCGTCGAGGCGGTCACCGCGCTCGCCCGCGATCTGGGCAAGGAGCCGGTGGCGCTCGGCGACCGGCCCGGGTTCGTCGCCGACGGGCTGCTGTTCGGCTATCTCAACCAGGCCGCCGCGATGTACGAGGCCAAGTACGCGGCGCGGGAGGACATCGACGCCGCGATGAGACTCGGCTGCGGGCTGCCGATGGGCCCGCTGGCCCTGCTCGACCTGATCGGCATCGACACCGCCCGTACCGTCCTGGAGGCCATGTACGCCGCCTCCGGTGACCGGCTGCACGCGCCCGCGCCCGTCCTGGGGCAGCTCGCCGAGGCCGGTCTCACCGGCCGTAAGGCGGGCCGCGGCTTCTATACGTACGAGGCGCCGGGCAGCGGCACCGTGGTCCCGGACGCCGCGTCGGACCAGGTGCGGCACTCCACCGACGGGGCGCGCCCGGTGCGCGCGGTCGGCGTCGCGGGTTCGGGCACGATGGCCGCCGGGATCGCCGAGGTCTTCGCCAAGGCGGGCCTGGAGGTGGTGCTGGCGGGCCGGACCCTGGAGAAGGCCGGGGCGGCGAAGGCCCGCATCGCGAAGTCCCTGGGGCGGTCGGTGGCCAAGGGGCGGATGACCGAACAGGCCCGGCGGCAGGCGCTGGAGCGGATCACTACGGCGGATTCGCCGGACGCGTTCGGCTCGGTGGATCTGGCCGTGGAGGCGGTGGCCGAGGACCTGGTCGTCAAGCAGGAGCTGTTCCGGGCGCTGGACAAGGTCTGCAAACCGGGTGCGGTGCTGGCCACGACCACCTCATCGCTGCCGGTCATCGCCTGCGCGCGGGCGACGTCGCGCCCGCAGGACGTGGTGGGCCTGCACTTCTTCAACCCGGCGCCCGCGATGAAGCTCATCGAGGTGGTGCACACCGTGCTGACGGCGGACGAGGTGCGCGCGACGGCGCACGCGGTGTGCGCGGCGGTGGGCAAGCATCCGGTGGACTGCGGCGACCGGGCCGGTTTCATCGTGAACGCCCTGCTGTTCCCGTACCTCAACAACGCGGTGAAGATGGTCCAGGAGCACTACGCCACCCCGGACGACATCGACGCCGCGATGAAGCTGGGCGGCGGCTATCCGATGGGCCCCTTCGAACTGCTCGACGTCGTGGGGCTCGATGTGTCGCTGGCCATCGAGCAGGTGCTGCACCGGGAGTTCCGGGAACCGGGTCTGGCGCCGGCGCCGCTGCTGGAGCATCTGGTCGCGGCCGGGTGCCTGGGGCGCAAGACGGGGCGCGGCTTCCGCGAGTATGCCAAGGCCTGA
- a CDS encoding HEAT repeat domain-containing protein — MDDEFRTLTERVRASLTTPQETAAHASLLALVRQGTPAAREQLARILVAPEQPLWARETAAFVLGSAGDRRAFETLVLLLNYREPARCATAARVLARLGDPRTARAAAALATNPLRTAYSLHPIRLLVELRAPESVPALVAALERQLAARDRHWAIARACVEGLGAIGDERAIPALTAAARHIRLSAAAAAALARITGEGAVTGGGAPEPAGTAGKAGKAESVGEARVP, encoded by the coding sequence ATGGACGATGAATTCCGGACGCTGACGGAGCGGGTACGGGCCTCGCTCACGACCCCGCAGGAAACCGCGGCCCATGCCTCGCTGCTCGCGCTCGTGCGCCAGGGCACCCCCGCCGCGCGCGAACAGCTGGCCCGCATCCTGGTCGCGCCGGAGCAGCCGCTGTGGGCGCGGGAGACCGCGGCCTTCGTGCTCGGCAGCGCGGGCGACCGCCGGGCCTTCGAAACCCTCGTCCTGCTGCTCAACTACCGCGAGCCGGCCCGCTGTGCGACCGCCGCCCGGGTGCTGGCCCGCCTCGGCGATCCGCGCACCGCGAGGGCCGCCGCCGCCCTGGCCACGAACCCGCTGCGCACCGCGTACTCCCTGCACCCCATCCGGCTGCTGGTGGAGCTGCGCGCCCCCGAGTCCGTACCGGCCCTGGTCGCCGCACTGGAACGGCAGTTGGCGGCCCGCGACCGCCACTGGGCGATCGCCCGCGCCTGCGTCGAGGGCCTGGGCGCGATCGGCGACGAGCGCGCCATCCCGGCCCTGACCGCTGCCGCCCGGCACATACGCCTCAGCGCGGCGGCCGCCGCCGCCCTGGCCCGCATCACCGGCGAAGGCGCCGTCACGGGCGGTGGCGCCCCGGAGCCGGCGGGCACGGCCGGTAAGGCCGGTAAGGCGGAGAGCGTGGGTGAGGCCCGCGTGCCGTGA
- a CDS encoding acyl-CoA dehydrogenase family protein: MSRLAQTEGLTDIQREILATVRDFVDKEILPVATELEHRDEYPTAIVEGLKELGVFGLMIPEEYGGLGESLLTYALCVEEIARGWMSVSGIINTHFIVAYMLKQHGTAEQKEYFLPKMALGEIRGAFSMSEPGLGSDVSAITSKAVRDGDDYVLNGQKMWLTNGGTSTLVAVLCRTGEPREGVAPHKAMTTFLVEKEPGFGEVRPGLTIPGKIEKMGYKGVDTTELIMDGLRIPADRVLGGTPDRGFYQMMDGVEVGRVNVAARGCGVARRAFELGVAYAQQRHTFGKPIAQHQAIQFKLAEMGTKVEAAHAMMVNAARKKDSGARNDLEAGMAKYLASEYCKEVVEDAFRIHGGYGFSKEYEIERLYREAPMLLIGEGTAEIQKMIIGRRLLEEYRTQD, encoded by the coding sequence ATGAGCCGCCTCGCACAGACGGAGGGCCTGACCGACATCCAGCGGGAGATCCTCGCCACGGTCAGGGATTTTGTCGACAAGGAGATCCTGCCGGTCGCGACCGAGCTGGAACATCGCGACGAATATCCGACCGCGATCGTCGAGGGACTGAAGGAGCTCGGCGTCTTCGGGCTGATGATCCCGGAGGAATACGGCGGTCTGGGTGAGTCACTGCTCACGTACGCGCTGTGCGTGGAGGAGATCGCCCGCGGCTGGATGAGCGTGTCGGGCATCATCAACACGCACTTCATCGTGGCGTACATGCTCAAACAGCACGGCACCGCGGAGCAGAAGGAGTATTTCCTGCCCAAGATGGCACTGGGCGAGATCCGGGGCGCCTTCTCGATGTCGGAGCCGGGGCTGGGCTCGGATGTGTCGGCGATCACCAGCAAGGCGGTGCGGGACGGCGACGACTACGTCCTGAACGGCCAGAAGATGTGGCTGACCAACGGCGGCACCTCCACCCTGGTGGCGGTCCTGTGCCGGACCGGCGAGCCGCGGGAAGGGGTCGCCCCGCACAAGGCGATGACCACCTTCCTGGTCGAGAAGGAGCCCGGCTTCGGGGAGGTGCGGCCCGGTCTGACCATCCCCGGCAAGATCGAGAAGATGGGCTACAAGGGGGTCGACACCACCGAGCTCATCATGGACGGACTGCGCATTCCGGCCGATCGGGTGCTCGGCGGGACGCCGGACCGAGGTTTTTACCAAATGATGGACGGAGTGGAGGTCGGCCGGGTGAATGTGGCCGCGCGCGGCTGCGGTGTGGCGCGGCGCGCATTCGAGCTGGGCGTCGCATACGCACAGCAGCGGCACACCTTCGGCAAGCCGATCGCGCAGCACCAGGCCATCCAGTTCAAACTGGCCGAAATGGGAACAAAGGTCGAGGCCGCTCATGCGATGATGGTCAATGCGGCCCGGAAGAAGGACTCGGGCGCACGCAACGACCTCGAGGCGGGAATGGCGAAGTACCTGGCGTCGGAGTACTGCAAAGAGGTCGTGGAGGACGCGTTCCGCATCCACGGCGGGTACGGCTTCTCCAAGGAATACGAGATCGAGCGCCTCTACCGGGAGGCGCCGATGCTTCTCATCGGCGAAGGTACCGCCGAGATTCAGAAAATGATTATTGGACGGAGGCTCCTGGAGGAATACCGAACCCAAGACTGA
- a CDS encoding HpcH/HpaI aldolase/citrate lyase family protein — MTAPDRSSAAARLRPRRSCLAVPGSNPRFLEKAQGLPADQVFLDLEDACAPLAKEDARHSIVKALNEGDWTGKTRVVRVNDWTTHWTYRDVITVVEGAGPNLDCIMLPKVQDAQQVIALDLLLTQIEKTMGFEVGRIGIEAQIENAKGLVNVDEIAGASPRLETIVFGPADFMASINMKSLVVGEQPPGYPADAYHYILMRILMAARTHDLQAIDGPYLQIRNVDGFREVAGRAAALGYDGKWVLHPGQVEAANEVFSPSQEDYDHAELILDAYDHCTSAAGGMKGSAMLGDEMIDEASRKMALVIAGKGRAAGMTRTSTFQPPEA; from the coding sequence ATGACCGCCCCCGACCGCTCCTCCGCCGCCGCCCGGCTCCGCCCCCGCCGCTCCTGCCTGGCCGTCCCCGGTTCCAATCCGCGCTTCCTGGAGAAGGCCCAGGGGCTCCCGGCCGACCAGGTCTTCCTGGACCTGGAGGACGCCTGTGCGCCGCTGGCCAAGGAGGACGCCCGGCACTCCATCGTCAAGGCGCTGAACGAGGGCGACTGGACCGGTAAGACCCGGGTAGTGCGGGTCAACGACTGGACCACCCACTGGACGTACCGGGACGTCATCACGGTCGTCGAGGGCGCCGGCCCCAACCTGGACTGCATCATGCTGCCCAAGGTGCAGGACGCCCAGCAGGTGATCGCGCTCGACCTGCTGCTCACCCAGATCGAGAAGACGATGGGCTTCGAGGTCGGGCGGATCGGTATCGAGGCGCAGATCGAGAACGCCAAGGGCCTGGTCAACGTGGACGAGATCGCCGGCGCCTCGCCGCGTCTGGAGACCATCGTCTTCGGCCCGGCCGACTTCATGGCGTCCATCAACATGAAGTCCCTGGTCGTGGGCGAGCAGCCGCCGGGCTATCCGGCGGACGCGTACCACTACATCCTGATGCGGATCCTGATGGCGGCCCGCACCCATGACCTCCAGGCGATCGACGGCCCCTACCTCCAGATCCGCAACGTGGACGGCTTCCGCGAGGTGGCCGGGCGCGCCGCCGCGCTCGGCTACGACGGCAAGTGGGTGCTGCACCCGGGTCAGGTGGAGGCGGCCAACGAAGTCTTCTCGCCGTCGCAGGAGGACTACGACCACGCCGAGCTGATCCTGGACGCCTACGACCACTGCACCTCGGCAGCGGGCGGTATGAAGGGCTCGGCGATGCTCGGCGACGAGATGATCGACGAGGCCAGCCGCAAGATGGCCCTGGTCATCGCGGGCAAGGGCCGCGCGGCCGGGATGACCCGTACGTCCACTTTCCAGCCCCCGGAGGCGTGA
- a CDS encoding TetR family transcriptional regulator, protein MSQPVKATRTERTKRPPSSGGGESAGSRRAAAQRLSMRRKLAAAAMELFATQGYEATTVDEIAARAGVARRTFFRHFRSKEEAIFPDHDDTLVRAAAVLDAAPPHENPLDTVCRGIKEVMRMYASAPTVSVERYRLTREVPALREREIASVARYERLFTRYLLGHFDEGAHHDGDDDPLLAEVAASAVVTAHNHVLRRWLRAGGQGDVEAQLDHAFAIVRETFGTGIGGRPAPARQRPAAAVSATEEDEVVVMVARTDAPLTEVMRTIKEALKR, encoded by the coding sequence ATGTCCCAGCCCGTGAAGGCCACGCGTACGGAGCGTACGAAGCGACCCCCCTCGTCCGGCGGCGGTGAGAGCGCGGGAAGCCGCCGCGCCGCGGCTCAGCGTCTGTCCATGCGGCGCAAACTCGCCGCCGCGGCCATGGAGTTGTTCGCGACGCAGGGGTACGAGGCGACGACCGTCGATGAGATCGCGGCCCGCGCGGGGGTGGCCCGGCGCACCTTCTTCCGGCACTTCCGCTCCAAGGAAGAGGCGATCTTCCCGGACCACGACGACACGCTGGTGCGGGCCGCGGCGGTGCTGGACGCGGCGCCTCCGCATGAGAACCCCCTGGACACCGTGTGCCGCGGGATCAAGGAGGTCATGCGGATGTACGCGTCCGCGCCGACCGTCTCCGTGGAGCGCTACCGGCTGACCCGTGAGGTACCGGCCCTGCGGGAGCGGGAGATCGCCTCGGTGGCCCGCTACGAGCGGCTGTTCACCCGCTATCTGCTGGGCCACTTCGACGAGGGCGCGCACCACGACGGCGACGACGATCCGCTGCTGGCCGAGGTGGCCGCCTCGGCCGTGGTCACGGCCCACAACCATGTGCTGCGGCGCTGGCTGCGGGCGGGGGGCCAGGGCGATGTGGAGGCGCAGCTGGACCACGCCTTCGCGATCGTCCGGGAGACCTTCGGCACCGGCATCGGCGGCCGCCCCGCTCCGGCCCGGCAGCGCCCCGCGGCGGCGGTGTCGGCGACGGAGGAGGACGAGGTGGTGGTGATGGTGGCGCGGACGGACGCGCCGCTGACCGAGGTCATGCGGACGATCAAGGAGGCTCTCAAGCGGTAG